Proteins encoded by one window of Metamycoplasma subdolum:
- a CDS encoding DnaJ C-terminal domain-containing protein, with translation MEKKKRDYYEVLGISKDATEKEIKSAYRKLAMQYHPDRNKEPDAEEKFKEVSEAYEVLSDASKREKYDKFGHQAFDPNSFHYSEDIFSDFFKQFQDAFDGGGFGGFGDFFGFNSSNSQYENSGKDLQMTLTIDFLEACKGASKTIKIKKYELCSHCKGTLADSPSDIKKCSTCRGSGKIQKSLGFFSTVMMCSTCNGTGKEILKTCHLCRGKGHLVEDVEKTIDIPAGIIEGQSLRLAGWGIPSKNSEGDLYILIQIKSHPFYQRLGNDIGLSVPISIVDILLEKEIEIPTPWGNKKVKLKKNMPLNGSIRLDNYGFSILHSSKKGALIVSFNPYMPKVDKETQEKLNNIFANIKDEEYLKWLKKFN, from the coding sequence AAAAAGAGATTACTACGAAGTTTTAGGCATTAGTAAAGATGCAACTGAAAAAGAAATAAAATCAGCATATCGTAAATTGGCAATGCAATATCACCCTGATAGAAATAAAGAACCAGACGCTGAAGAAAAATTTAAAGAAGTTAGCGAAGCTTATGAAGTTTTATCTGATGCAAGCAAAAGAGAAAAATATGATAAGTTCGGTCACCAAGCTTTTGACCCAAATAGTTTTCATTATTCTGAAGATATTTTCTCAGACTTCTTCAAACAATTTCAAGATGCTTTTGATGGCGGAGGATTTGGTGGATTTGGCGACTTTTTCGGTTTCAATTCTTCAAATAGTCAATATGAAAATAGTGGCAAAGATTTACAAATGACACTTACAATTGATTTTTTAGAAGCATGCAAAGGCGCAAGTAAAACTATAAAAATCAAAAAGTATGAACTTTGCTCACATTGTAAAGGAACACTTGCTGATAGTCCAAGCGATATTAAAAAATGTTCAACTTGTCGCGGAAGCGGAAAAATTCAAAAATCTCTTGGCTTTTTTTCTACAGTTATGATGTGTTCAACATGTAACGGGACCGGTAAAGAAATTTTAAAGACTTGTCATTTATGTAGAGGTAAGGGACATTTAGTAGAAGATGTTGAAAAAACAATTGATATTCCCGCTGGAATTATTGAAGGTCAAAGTTTAAGACTAGCTGGCTGAGGAATACCTTCAAAAAATAGCGAGGGAGATCTTTACATTTTAATTCAAATAAAATCTCATCCTTTTTATCAAAGATTAGGCAACGATATTGGTCTTTCAGTTCCTATTTCTATTGTTGATATTTTGCTTGAAAAAGAAATTGAAATACCAACTCCTTGAGGAAATAAAAAGGTAAAACTTAAGAAAAATATGCCCTTGAACGGATCAATTAGACTAGATAATTATGGTTTTTCAATTTTGCATTCATCTAAAAAAGGTGCTTTGATAGTTTCATTTAATCCTTACATGCCGAAAGTAGATAAAGAAACACAAGAAAAACTAAATAATATATTCGCAAATATCAAAGATGAAGAATACTTAAAATGATTAAAAAAATTTAATTAA